One genomic segment of Podarcis raffonei isolate rPodRaf1 chromosome 7, rPodRaf1.pri, whole genome shotgun sequence includes these proteins:
- the RIPK2 gene encoding receptor-interacting serine/threonine-protein kinase 2, whose translation MAADAGMRTNGGGRSDSSCASCDISYTLPTISSNKLPDLRFISRGAYGTVSSARHADWRIPVAVKCLQGPLLESERDNLLKEAEILHQARFSYILPILGICNEPEFLGIVTEYMPSGSLNQLLHSKNVYPDIAWSLRFRILYEIALGVNYLHNMSPPLLHHDLKTHNILLDSDFHVKIADFGLSKWRMVSMSLSRGEKSMPEGGTIIYMPPEDYDFSQKTRATIKHDIYSYAIIMWEVLSRKQPFEDVINPLQIMYSVSQGKRPDTGDEYLPLDIPHRALMLSLMESGWGQNPDERPSFSRCLIELEPVLRTFDEIPMLQAVIQLKKAKAEYEWRCVHMPSKKPDGESISLNIPLNPSTQEDSSSQCDSYLSRNTVRDASKQCNLLSEGKYDSLDEPHSLISLKQNRSLLSTIPSYASQQNSCSSTTDSSDSSNSTPYPRQPPRSNSDFMLQTLHTLQQQEQQDETVAHQWIQTRREDIVNQMTEACLNQSLDALLSRDLIMKEDYELISTKPTRTSKVRQLLDTTDSQGEEVARVIVQKLKDNKQLGLQPYPNISAPCRSTSLN comes from the exons CTGGCGGATCCCAGTGGCTGTCAAGTGCCTGCAGGGACCCCTGCTAGAGAG TGAGAGAGACAATCTCCTGAAAGAAGCTGAAATTTTACACCAGGCGAGGTTCAGTTACATTCTGCCAATTCTGGGGATTTGCAACGAACCTGAATTTCTGGGCATTGTGACGGAATATATGCCAAGTGGGTCACTGAACCAACTTTTACACAGT aAAAATGTATATCCTGACATTGCTTGGTCATTGAGGTTTCGCATTCTTTATGAAATTGCCTTGGGAGTAAATTATCTTCACAACATGAGTCCTCCTCTCTTGCATCATGATTTGAAGACGCATAATATTTTGCTTGACAGTGACTTTCATGTTAAG ATTGCAGATTTTGGTTTGTCAAAGTGGCGCATGGTATCTATGTCACTGTCACGCGGTGAGAAATCAATGCCTGAGGGAGGGACTATTATCTACATGCCACCTGAAGATTATGATTTCAGTCAGAAAACGCGTGCAACTATAAAGCATGATATATACag CTATGCCATTATTATGTGGGAAGTGCTGTCAAGAAAGCAGCCGTTTGAAG ATGTTATAAACCCCTTGCAGATTATGTATAGCGTGTCGCAAGGAAAGCGTCCGGACACTGGGGACGAGTATCTTCCGCTAGACATTCCTCACCGGGCCTTGATGCTGTCATTAATGGAATCCGGCTGGGGGCAAAATCCAGATGAAAGGCCTTCTTTCTCAA GGTGCTTAATAGAGCTTGAACCCGTGCTGAGAACCTTTGATGAGATACCTATGCTTCAAGCAGTGATACAGTTAAAGAAAGCCAAA GCTGAATACGAGTGGCGATGTGTTCATATGCCTAGCAAGAAGCCCGATGGTGAATCAATATCTCTAAATATACCTTTAAATCCCAGTACACAAGAG GACTCTTCATCGCAATGTGATAGCTACCTTTCACGAAACACTGTCCGGGATGCATCGAAACAGTGCAATCTCCTCTCGGAAG GTAAATATGACTCTTTGGATGAACCTCACTCATTGATTAGCTTGAAGCAAAATCGCTCGCTGCTGTCGACTATTCCGTCTTATGCATCTCAACAAAACTCCTGCTCGTCCACCACAGATAGTTCTGATTCCTCAAATTCCACGCCATACCCACGTCAGCCACCAAGAAGTAACTCAG ATTTTATGCTACAGACTCTGCATactctgcagcagcaggagcagcaagaTGAAACTGTGGCTCACCAATGGATCCAAACCAGAAGAGAAGACATTGTCAACCAGATGACGGAGGCTTGCCTTAACCAGTCCTTGGATGCCCTCCTTTCAAGGGATTTAATCATGAAAGAGGATTATGAACTTATCAGCACAAAACCTACAAGGACCTCAAAAGTCAGGCAGCTGCTCGATACGACCGACAGCCAAGGAGAGGAAGTTGCTCGAGTCATAGTGCAAAAACTGAAAGACAACAAACAGCTGGGACTTCAGCCTTATCCAAATATATCTGCTCCCTGCAGGTCCACATCTTTGAATTGA